A single Salmo trutta chromosome 14, fSalTru1.1, whole genome shotgun sequence DNA region contains:
- the LOC115147489 gene encoding B-cell receptor CD22-like, with amino-acid sequence MDPEDLSSVPGYKGHIEYLGDMKSEGTLRLTDLRVSDSAGYRFRLITSGEKFAGSPVSLIVTVSSEDTGRYSCAVKDHEDLPSPEETLTVRYGPRNTSVSVSPSGEIVEGSSVTLTCSSDANPPVDKYTWYKKNVASPKASGQSYRITNIISEDRGEYYCEASNIEGTKTSIPVHINVMLFPWVPLVVVVGVGAVLTVGALLVTIYYYMKRRSTGGSDATTDTQSVRPDCNSDTYTGLNMKTWSPDYDTLESVHPDPNSDMCTSLKKNTRSPE; translated from the exons ATGGATCCTGAAGATCTGAGCTCAGTGCCAGGATATAAGGGTCATATAGAGTACCTTGGAGATATGAAGAGTGAGGGTACCCTGAGACTCACAGACCTGAGAGTGAGTGACTCTGCTGGGTACAGGTTCAGATTGATAACATCCGGAGAAAAGTTTGCTGGCTCACCTGTCTCCCTGATTGTCACAG TCAGCAGTGAGGATACAGGCAGAtactcctgtgctgtaaaagACCATGAGGATCTCCCCTCTCCTGAAGAGACTCTCACGGTCAGAT ATGGACCAAGGAACACCTccgtgtcagtcagtccctctggtgaaatagtggagggcagttcagtgactctgacctgcagcagtgatgccaacccacctgtggacaaatacacctggtacaagaagaatGTAGCCTCACCAAAAGCATCAGGACAGAGTTACAGAATCACTAACATCAtctctgaggacagaggagaatatTACTGTGAAGCTAGCAACATTGAAGGGACAAAGACTTCCATCCCTGTCCATATTAATGTTATGT tgtttccctgggttcctttggtggtggtggtgggggtgggggctgtCCTGACTGTTGGAGCTCTTCTAGTCACCATCTACTACTATATGAAGAG GAGATCCACAGGAGGAAGTGATGCCACAACAGACACACAG agtgTCCGTCCTGACTGTAACAGTGACACGTACACAGGTCTGAACATGAAGACCTGGTCACCTGACTACGACACTCTGGAA AGTGTCCATCCTGACCCTAACAGTGACATGTGCACATCTCTGAAGAAGAATACCAGGTCACCAGAGtga